One Malania oleifera isolate guangnan ecotype guangnan chromosome 9, ASM2987363v1, whole genome shotgun sequence DNA segment encodes these proteins:
- the LOC131164242 gene encoding 7-deoxyloganetin glucosyltransferase-like, whose amino-acid sequence MGTSAAASDKPHAVCIPYPAQGHINPMLKLAKLLHHRGFHITFVNTHYNHKRLLNSRGPNSLDGLPDFRFASIPDGLPPSDADATQDIPSLCDSTSKTCLAPLRALLAQLNDASSGAPPVTCIVSDGLMSFTLDAAEELGVPEVLFWTTSACGLLCYMQYPHLIERGLTPLRDASFQTNGYLDTIIDWIPGIKSIRLGDIPTFVRTTDANDIMLNFLKREVLRISRASALVLNTFDAFESDVRDAISAMVPRLYTLGPLHLLVNRIQNDDAALKSIGSNLWKEQPECIDWLDTKDPNSVVYVNFGSITVMTAHQLTEFAWGLAASQKTFLWIIRPDLVAGESAMLPLEFVTETMERGMLASWCPQEDVLKHPAIGGFLTHSGWNSTLESVCSGVPLICWPFFAEQQTNCFYSCGEWGIGMEIDSDVKRKEVEKLVTELMDGEKGSEMKKKAMELKEKAEAAAVFGGSSYSNLDKLIREVLLTSNKMSR is encoded by the exons ATGGGTACTTCAGCGGCGGCAAGTGACAAACCACACGCTGTGTGCATCCCATATCCAGCCCAGGGCCACATAAACCCCATGCTCAAACTGGCGAAGCTTCTCCACCACCGAGGCTTCCACATCACCTTCGTCAACACCCACTACAACCACAAACGCCTCCTCAACTCCAGAGGCCCCAACTCCCTTGATGGCCTGCCGGACTTCCGATTCGCCTCCATCCCAGACGGCCTTCCTCCCTCCGACGCCGACGCCACCCAAGACATCCCTTCTCTCTGCGACTCCACCTCCAAGACCTGCTTGGCCCCATTGCGCGCTCTTCTCGCCCAGCTCAACGACGCTTCCTCCGGCGCGCCGCCGGTCACCTGCATCGTCTCCGACGGCCTCATGAGCTTCACTTTGGATGCCGCCGAAGAGCTGGGAGTTCCTGAAGTGCTGTTCTGGACGACCAGCGCTTGCGGTTTACTTTGCTACATGCAATACCCTCATCTCATCGAACGAGGTCTTACACCCCTTAGAG ATGCAAGCTTTCAAACAAATGGGTACTTGGACACCATTATAGACTGGATTCCAGGAATCAAAAGCATCCGACTTGGGGATATTCCAACTTTCGTCAGAACCACAGACGCAAACGACATCATGCTCAACTTCCTCAAGCGAGAAGTTCTCAGAATCTCCCGAGCTTCCGCCCTCGTGTTGAATACCTTTGACGCTTTCGAATCGGACGTCAGGGACGCCATCTCCGCCATGGTCCCCCGCCTCTACACCCTTGGTCCCCTCCACCTCCTCGTCAACCGAATCCAAAACGACGACGCTGCCTTGAAATCCATAGGCTCAAATCTCTGGAAAGAACAGCCCGAGTGCATCGACTGGCTGGACACCAAAGATCCCAACTCAGTCGTCTACGTGAACTTTGGCAGCATCACGGTGATGACGGCCCACCAACTGACCGAGTTCGCCTGGGGTCTGGCCGCGAGTCAGAAAACTTTCCTGTGGATAATACGTCCGGACCTGGTCGCTGGCGAGTCCGCGATGCTGCCGCTGGAGTTCGTGACAGAGACGATGGAGAGAGGGATGCTGGCGAGCTGGTGCCCGCAGGAGGACGTACTGAAGCACCCGGCGATCGGAGGGTTCTTGACACACAGCGGGTGGAACTCGACGTTGGAGAGCGTGTGCAGTGGAGTGCCGTTGATATGCTGGCCGTTCTTCGCGGAACAGCAGACGAACTGCTTCTACAGCTGCGGGGAGTGGGGGATTGGAATGGAGATAGATAGTGATGTGAAGAGGAAAGAGGTGGAGAAGCTGGTGACGGAGTTGATGGATGGGGAGAAGGGTAGCGAGATGAAGAAGAAGGCGATGGAGTTGAAGGAGAAGGCTGAGGCGGCCGCCGTATTTGGAGGGTCTTCTTACAGCAACTTGGACAAGTTGATTCGTGAGGTGCTGTTGACATCGAACAAGATGAGTCGTTGA